A single window of Gossypium arboreum isolate Shixiya-1 chromosome 13, ASM2569848v2, whole genome shotgun sequence DNA harbors:
- the LOC108466511 gene encoding LOW QUALITY PROTEIN: 30S ribosomal protein S7, chloroplastic (The sequence of the model RefSeq protein was modified relative to this genomic sequence to represent the inferred CDS: substituted 1 base at 1 genomic stop codon) produces the protein MSRXGTANEKTVKLDPIYRNRLVNMLVNRILKHGKKSLAYQIIYRALKKIQQKTETNLLSVLHQAVRGVTPDIAVKARRVGGSTHQVPIEIGSTQGKALAIRWLLGHPKMSGRNMAFKLSSKLVDLAKGSGDAIRKKEEIHRMAEANRAFAHFR, from the coding sequence ATGTCACGTTGAGGTACTGCAAATGAAAAAACTGTAAAATTAGATCCAATTTATCGTAATCGATTAGTTAACATGTTGGTTAACCGTATTCTGAAACACGGAAAAAAGTCATTGGCTTATCAAATTATTTATCGAGCCTTGAAAAAGATTCAACAAAAGACAGAAACAAATCTACTATCTGTTTTACATCAAGCAGTACGTGGAGTAACTCCCGATATAGCAGTAAAAGCAAGACGTGTAGGTGGATCGACTCATCAAGTTCCCATTGAAATAGGATCCACACAAGGAAAAGCACTTGCCATTCGTTGGTTATTAGGGCATCCGAAAATGTCCGGTCGAAATATGGCTTTCAAATTAAGTTCCAAATTAGTGGATCTTGCCAAAGGGAGTGGCGATGCCATACGCAAAAAGGAAGAGATTCATAGAATGGCAGAGGCAAATAGAGCTTTTGCACATTTTCGTTAA